From Falco cherrug isolate bFalChe1 chromosome 4, bFalChe1.pri, whole genome shotgun sequence, one genomic window encodes:
- the OMD gene encoding osteomodulin, producing the protein MGILSQLSIIHILWTAMVFCQYEDYDFEDEYEETPDHRHPYYFNPDTQDGVPRFPFPVECARECFCPPAFPLSMYCDHRKLKTIPNIPSHVQQLYLQNNDIEAVPAGPFTNVTFLREINLSHNKIKSHMIDHGVFAKLENLVQLHLQHNELEEFPFPLPSSLERLLLGFNKISLLSGNSLEGLPNITMLDLCSNFLDDSVLKGKPFSNTKNLMQLNLCNNKLQTMPPDLPLSLMYLSLENNSISAIPENYFNRLPKIIALRMSHNNLQNIARNTFNLPNLLELNLGHNKLKQLFYIPRSLQHLYIEGNDIETINVTLMCPSIDPMNTNQLTYIRVDQNKLTSPISTYAFFCFPHIRTIYYGEQNVNVSKSTQLRIRVFRRFLTPEEYREAEDDHETHDHETEEDHEAEDNYFHPYFQ; encoded by the exons atGGGAATTCTGAGCCAGCTATCAATCATTCACATCCTCTGGACTGCTATGGTCTTTTGTCAATATGAAGATTATGATTTTGAGGATGAATATGAGGAGACACCAGATCATCGACACCCATATTATTTTAATCCAGATACACAAGATGGAGTTCCTcgctttccttttccagttgaGTGTGCCAGAGAATGCTTTTGTCCACCAGCTTTTCCATTATCAATGTACTGTGACCATCGTAAACTTAAGACGATACCAAATATCCCTAGCCACGTCCAACAACTTTATCTGCAAAACAATGATATTgaagctgtgcctgcaggaccATTCACTAATGTTACCTTCTTAAGAGAAATTAACCTCAGCCACAACAAAATCAAATCTCATATGATTGACCATGGTGTTTTTGCCAAACTTGAAAACTTAGTGCAACTTCATTTACAACATAATGAATTAGAAGAATTTCCATTCCCACTCCCCAGTTCTCTAGAGAGGCTCCTCCTTGGTTTCAATAAGATTTCTCTGTTATCTGGAAATTCATTGGAAGGATTACCTAACATAACTATGCTTGATCTTTGCAGTAACTTTCTTGACGACTCAGTACTCAAAGGAAAACCCTTTTCAAACACGAAAAACTTAATGCAGCTCAACTTATGCAACAACAAGTTACAGACTATGCCTCCTGATCTCCCATTGTCACTTATGTATCTCTCTCTTGAAAATAACTCAATTTCTGCTATTCCAGAAAACTATTTCAATAGACTTCCAAAAATCATTGCTCTAAGAATGTCCCACAATAACCTACAGAACATTGCACGCAACACCTTTAATCTACCCAACCTTCTAGAACTTAATCTTGGACATAACAAattgaaacaattattttatattccaaGAAGTTTGCAGCATTTGTATATTGAAGGCAATGACATTGAAA CCATAAATGTTACTTTGATGTGTCCATCTATTGATCCAATGAACACCAACCAATTAACCTATATACGGGTGGACCAAAATAAGCTTACGAGCCCAATAAGCACATATGCATTCTTTTGCTTCCCTCACATCCGAACCATCTATTATGGTGAACAAAACGTTAATGTCAGCAAGTCAACTCAGCTAAGAATACGAGTGTTTCGACGATTTTTAACACCTGAAGAATACCGTGAAGCAGAAGACGATCATGAAACACATGATCATGAAACCGAAGAAGATCATGAAGCAGAAGACAACTACTTTCATCCTTACTTTCAGTGA